The Osmerus eperlanus chromosome 15, fOsmEpe2.1, whole genome shotgun sequence genome includes a window with the following:
- the zgc:56231 gene encoding kinesin-like protein KIF20A isoform X1: MTELAAISSILPPEMAEAESAGHQQPLKVYLRIRPFFQDEISDNEDQGCVVLENGQTVSLHAPKGSSTMKNSDKGIGQAIHKFTFSQIFGPESKQTEIFEGTIKDQVYHYLEGKNALIFSYGVTNAGKTHTIQGTQIDPGILPQSLNVIFQHIIGRQYEDLDLKPYLNNDVQNLCPDQVKQEINDKAAIFALLKEESEPLRVRVGSSDSCAYSTASLDSSSGGNGLTADLANTPERDDCQFALWVAFYEIYNENIFDLLQPPSSRNKKRTALRVCEDGVGNSYVRDLKWINVQNSEEARKILRVGNKNRSAASTKINQSSSRSHSIFTMKLLKMYGTEVQTVSELSLCDLAGSERCNKTKTFGERLKEAGNINTSLLILGKCIAAMQNRQSDRVKTSYIPFRESKLTRLFQSFLCGKGKTSMIVNINQCASTYDETLHVMKFSAVAKQVVQVIPTKSLESLAPRLVGWDGKLLLKNGVIDNQALESYLSEDELLDEEEADVSILPQEELMNVIENLRTKLLAERKKNLIQEIEIRNEMGDAMLQQLMEGEELQNRQMAEMKESYQEKMENTFEMYKDALKEHAYQCALARVEDDYVPLAVLFAEQDKVEELNHKMAEMENKLAATRMVPSCVSTQDDSCQTLDPSQLNVQMDSERCKVLCEEKRSIEKLCEEKEQLISVLQNKLMELNETFQEALANSAALQKKLEEQDHHLDGIRKENMEKDEEVAFLKAELAKPSKKSPIRTRRGLLANIKDAVTSPRKSTVCKTLRKSSRTTSLLKKPSQ, encoded by the exons ATGACCGAACTTGCTGCAATATCCTCAATTTTGCCCCCCGAG ATGGCGGAAGCAGAGAGTGCAGGGCATCAACAACCGCTGAAAGTCTACCTTAGGATAAGGCCTTTCTTTCAGGATGAGATCTCTGACAATGAGGACCAG GGTTGTGTGGTGCTTGAGAATGGTCAGACTGTGTCCTTGCATGCTCCTAAGGGCTCTTCCACTATGAAGAACAGTGATAAAGGCATTGGCCAGGCCATTCACAAATTCACTTTCTCTCAG ATATTTGGGCCCGAGTCGAAACAGACTGAAATCTTTGAAGGTACCATTAAAGACCAAGTGTACCACTATCTGGAGGGCAAGAATGCCCTAATTTTTAGCTATGGTGTGACCAATGCTGGCAAAACCCACACAATACAAG GAACACAGATCGACCCTGGAATTCTGCCTCAATCACTCAATGTCATCTTCCAACATATTATCGGGAGACAGTATGAGGACCTGGATTTGAAACCATATCTCAACAACGATGTCCAAAATTTATGTCCTGACCAGGTCAAACAAGAGATTAACGATAAAGCAGCCATATTTGCACTGCTTAAAGAG GAGAGTGAGCCTTTGAGAGTCAGGGTAGGTTCATCAGACAGCTGTGCTTACTCCACCGCAAGCCTGGACTCCTCTTCAGGGGGTAACGGTCTCACAG CTGACTTGGCAAATACACCTGAGAGGGATGACTGCCAGTTTGCCCTGTGGGTGGCATTCTATGAGATCTACAACGAGAATATTTTTGACctgctccagcctccctcctccaggaacAAGAAGCGTACTGCTCTGCGAGTGTGTGAAGACGGTGTGGGGAACTCTTACGTTAGAG ATTTAAAGTGGATTAATGTCCAGAATTCAGAGGAGGCACGCAAGATTCTCAGAGTTGGAAATAAAAACCGATCTGCTGCTTCCACCAAAATAAACCAGTCATCAAGCAGAAG CCACAGCATATTTACGATGAAGTTGCTCAAGATGTATGGCACTGAGGTTCAGACGGTTTCAGA GCTCTCTCTTTGTGACCTAGCTGGCTCTGAAAGATGCAATAAAACCAAGACGTTTGGGGAGAGGCTGAAAGAGGCAGGAAACATCAACACTTCCTTGCTTATCCTTGGCAAATGCATTGCAGCAATGCAGAACAGACAAAGTGACAG AGTGAAGACCAGCTACATTCCATTCAGAGAGAGTAAACTAACAAGGCTCTTTCAGTCTTTTTTGTGTGGGAAGGGAAAAACGTCTATGATCGTCAACATAAACCAGTGTGCATCTACCTATGATGAAACTCTCCACGTCATGAAGTTCTCTGCTGTTGCTAAACAG GTGGTCCAGGTTATTCCAACCAAATCCCTGGAATCTTTAGCCCCAAGACTGGTTGGATGGGATGGCAAGCTTCTACTGAAGAATGGGGTCATCGATAACCAAGCTCTGGAGAGCTACCTGTCTGAGGATGAGCTGCTGGATGAAGAGGAGGCTGATGTCTCCATTTTGCCCCAGGAg GAGCTAATGAATGTGATTGAGAACCTCAGGACGAAACTTTTGGCTGAGCGGAAAAAAAACCTGATCCAGGAGATTGAGATTCGCAATGAAATGGGAGATGCTATGTTGCAGCAACTCATGGAGGGTGAAGAACTTCAAAA TCGTCAGATggcagagatgaaggagagCTACCAGGAGAAGATGGAAAACACGTTTGAGATGTACAAGGATGCCCTTAAGGAGCATGCTTACCAGTGTGCGCTTGCTCGTGTGGAAGATGACTATGTCCCATTGGCAGTATTATTTGCTGAACAGGATAAAGTAGAG GAGCTGAATCACAAGATGGCTGAGATGGAGAACAAGTTGGCTGCAACCAGAATGGTTCCATCCTGTGTTTCAACACAAGACGACTCCTGCCAGACACTGGACCCCTCACAACTAAATGTTCAAATGG ATTCAGAGAGATGCAAAGTTCTTTGTGAAGAAAAACGTTCCATAGAGAAACTCTGTGAAGAGAAAGAACAA TTAATTTCAGTTCTACAAAATAAGTTGATGGAATTGAATGAAACATTTCAAGAGGCATTAGCAAATTCCGCAGCTCTACAGAAaaagctggaggagcag GATCACCATCTAGACGGGATACGGAAAGAGAATatggagaaggatgaggaggttGCCTTTTTAAAAGCGGAGCTGGCCAAGCCAAGCAAGAAATCTCCAATCCGAACCAGACGGGGACTGCTTGCCAACATTAAGGACGCTGTGACGTCACCACGGAAGAGCACCGTCTGTAAGACGCTGAGGAAATCCTCCAGGACCACGTCCTTGCTGAAGAAGCCCTCCCAGTAG
- the zgc:56231 gene encoding kinesin-like protein KIF20A isoform X2 encodes MAEAESAGHQQPLKVYLRIRPFFQDEISDNEDQGCVVLENGQTVSLHAPKGSSTMKNSDKGIGQAIHKFTFSQIFGPESKQTEIFEGTIKDQVYHYLEGKNALIFSYGVTNAGKTHTIQGTQIDPGILPQSLNVIFQHIIGRQYEDLDLKPYLNNDVQNLCPDQVKQEINDKAAIFALLKEESEPLRVRVGSSDSCAYSTASLDSSSGGNGLTADLANTPERDDCQFALWVAFYEIYNENIFDLLQPPSSRNKKRTALRVCEDGVGNSYVRDLKWINVQNSEEARKILRVGNKNRSAASTKINQSSSRSHSIFTMKLLKMYGTEVQTVSELSLCDLAGSERCNKTKTFGERLKEAGNINTSLLILGKCIAAMQNRQSDRVKTSYIPFRESKLTRLFQSFLCGKGKTSMIVNINQCASTYDETLHVMKFSAVAKQVVQVIPTKSLESLAPRLVGWDGKLLLKNGVIDNQALESYLSEDELLDEEEADVSILPQEELMNVIENLRTKLLAERKKNLIQEIEIRNEMGDAMLQQLMEGEELQNRQMAEMKESYQEKMENTFEMYKDALKEHAYQCALARVEDDYVPLAVLFAEQDKVEELNHKMAEMENKLAATRMVPSCVSTQDDSCQTLDPSQLNVQMDSERCKVLCEEKRSIEKLCEEKEQLISVLQNKLMELNETFQEALANSAALQKKLEEQDHHLDGIRKENMEKDEEVAFLKAELAKPSKKSPIRTRRGLLANIKDAVTSPRKSTVCKTLRKSSRTTSLLKKPSQ; translated from the exons ATGGCGGAAGCAGAGAGTGCAGGGCATCAACAACCGCTGAAAGTCTACCTTAGGATAAGGCCTTTCTTTCAGGATGAGATCTCTGACAATGAGGACCAG GGTTGTGTGGTGCTTGAGAATGGTCAGACTGTGTCCTTGCATGCTCCTAAGGGCTCTTCCACTATGAAGAACAGTGATAAAGGCATTGGCCAGGCCATTCACAAATTCACTTTCTCTCAG ATATTTGGGCCCGAGTCGAAACAGACTGAAATCTTTGAAGGTACCATTAAAGACCAAGTGTACCACTATCTGGAGGGCAAGAATGCCCTAATTTTTAGCTATGGTGTGACCAATGCTGGCAAAACCCACACAATACAAG GAACACAGATCGACCCTGGAATTCTGCCTCAATCACTCAATGTCATCTTCCAACATATTATCGGGAGACAGTATGAGGACCTGGATTTGAAACCATATCTCAACAACGATGTCCAAAATTTATGTCCTGACCAGGTCAAACAAGAGATTAACGATAAAGCAGCCATATTTGCACTGCTTAAAGAG GAGAGTGAGCCTTTGAGAGTCAGGGTAGGTTCATCAGACAGCTGTGCTTACTCCACCGCAAGCCTGGACTCCTCTTCAGGGGGTAACGGTCTCACAG CTGACTTGGCAAATACACCTGAGAGGGATGACTGCCAGTTTGCCCTGTGGGTGGCATTCTATGAGATCTACAACGAGAATATTTTTGACctgctccagcctccctcctccaggaacAAGAAGCGTACTGCTCTGCGAGTGTGTGAAGACGGTGTGGGGAACTCTTACGTTAGAG ATTTAAAGTGGATTAATGTCCAGAATTCAGAGGAGGCACGCAAGATTCTCAGAGTTGGAAATAAAAACCGATCTGCTGCTTCCACCAAAATAAACCAGTCATCAAGCAGAAG CCACAGCATATTTACGATGAAGTTGCTCAAGATGTATGGCACTGAGGTTCAGACGGTTTCAGA GCTCTCTCTTTGTGACCTAGCTGGCTCTGAAAGATGCAATAAAACCAAGACGTTTGGGGAGAGGCTGAAAGAGGCAGGAAACATCAACACTTCCTTGCTTATCCTTGGCAAATGCATTGCAGCAATGCAGAACAGACAAAGTGACAG AGTGAAGACCAGCTACATTCCATTCAGAGAGAGTAAACTAACAAGGCTCTTTCAGTCTTTTTTGTGTGGGAAGGGAAAAACGTCTATGATCGTCAACATAAACCAGTGTGCATCTACCTATGATGAAACTCTCCACGTCATGAAGTTCTCTGCTGTTGCTAAACAG GTGGTCCAGGTTATTCCAACCAAATCCCTGGAATCTTTAGCCCCAAGACTGGTTGGATGGGATGGCAAGCTTCTACTGAAGAATGGGGTCATCGATAACCAAGCTCTGGAGAGCTACCTGTCTGAGGATGAGCTGCTGGATGAAGAGGAGGCTGATGTCTCCATTTTGCCCCAGGAg GAGCTAATGAATGTGATTGAGAACCTCAGGACGAAACTTTTGGCTGAGCGGAAAAAAAACCTGATCCAGGAGATTGAGATTCGCAATGAAATGGGAGATGCTATGTTGCAGCAACTCATGGAGGGTGAAGAACTTCAAAA TCGTCAGATggcagagatgaaggagagCTACCAGGAGAAGATGGAAAACACGTTTGAGATGTACAAGGATGCCCTTAAGGAGCATGCTTACCAGTGTGCGCTTGCTCGTGTGGAAGATGACTATGTCCCATTGGCAGTATTATTTGCTGAACAGGATAAAGTAGAG GAGCTGAATCACAAGATGGCTGAGATGGAGAACAAGTTGGCTGCAACCAGAATGGTTCCATCCTGTGTTTCAACACAAGACGACTCCTGCCAGACACTGGACCCCTCACAACTAAATGTTCAAATGG ATTCAGAGAGATGCAAAGTTCTTTGTGAAGAAAAACGTTCCATAGAGAAACTCTGTGAAGAGAAAGAACAA TTAATTTCAGTTCTACAAAATAAGTTGATGGAATTGAATGAAACATTTCAAGAGGCATTAGCAAATTCCGCAGCTCTACAGAAaaagctggaggagcag GATCACCATCTAGACGGGATACGGAAAGAGAATatggagaaggatgaggaggttGCCTTTTTAAAAGCGGAGCTGGCCAAGCCAAGCAAGAAATCTCCAATCCGAACCAGACGGGGACTGCTTGCCAACATTAAGGACGCTGTGACGTCACCACGGAAGAGCACCGTCTGTAAGACGCTGAGGAAATCCTCCAGGACCACGTCCTTGCTGAAGAAGCCCTCCCAGTAG
- the rps20 gene encoding 40S ribosomal protein S20 — protein MAFKDTGKAPVEAEVAIHRIRITLTSRNVKSLEKVCADLIRGAKEKNLKVKGPVRMPTKTLRITTRKTPCGEGSKTWDRFQMRIHKRLIDLHSPSEIVKQITSISIEPGVEVEVTIADA, from the exons ATG GCATTTAAGGATACTGGTAAAGCGCCTGTTGAGGCCGAAGTGGCGATCCATCGCATCCGCATCACTCTGACCAGCCGTAACGTGAAGTCTCTGGAGAAAG TGTGCGCAGATTTGATCCGCGGTGCTAAGGAGAAGAATCTGAAGGTCAAGGGACCAGTCCGCATGCCAACCAAG ACCCTGCGTATCACCACCAGGAAGACCCCTTGTGGAGAAGGATCCAAGACATGGGACCGCTTCCAGATGAGGATCCATAAGCGTCTGATTGATCTGCACAGTCCATCTGAGATAGTCAAGCAGATCACTTCAATCAGCATTGAGCCTGGAGTAGAGGTTGAGGTCACCATCGCTGACGCATAG
- the sdr16c5b gene encoding epidermal retinol dehydrogenase 2, whose amino-acid sequence MNIFLETLQLLVLSIYYNLEAFLMLFIPTRKKSIAGETILITGAGSGIGRLMALAFTSMDVNLVLWDINVDGLKETARLVKEKGTSQVYTYTCDCGNRTEVYTVADQVKREVGDVTILINNAGIVTGRKFLDASDNLIEKSVEVNTMAHFWTYKAFLPAMIANNHGHLVSIASSAGLIGVNGLADYCSSKFGAVGFAESVALEMHATGKEGVKTTIVCPFFINTGMFDGCSTKWPTFLPILQPNYVVKKIVSAILTDQVYLYLPRSLYIIIFLKNILPTKLGVLLGDYIGAFNFMDSFKGHGKKD is encoded by the exons ATGAATATCTTTCTGGAGACACTACAACTGCTGGTCTTATCCATATACTACAATCTGGAGGCATTTCTAATGCTTTTCATTCCTACGCGGAAAAAAAGCATAGCTGGAGAGACTATCTTGATCACAGGGGCAGGCAGTGGTATTGGAAGACTTATGGCACTTGCATTTACATCCATGGATGTCAATTTGGTGCTGTGGGACATAAATGTGGATGGACTTAAAGAGACTGCTCGTCTGGTGAAGGAGAAGGGCACCTCCCAGGTGTACACGTACACCTGCGACTGCGGAAACAGAACGGAGGTGTACACAGTAGCTGACCAG GTTAAAAGAGAAGTCGGAGATGTGACCATCCTCATAAACAATGCAGGAATTGTGACGGGCAGGAAATTCTTGGATGCCTCAGACAATTTAATTGAAAAGTCTGTTGAAGTGAACACTATGGCACACTTCTGG ACATACAAAGCATTTCTCCCAGCCATGATAGCCAATAACCATGGTCACTTGGTGAGCATCGCTAGTTCTGCTGGACTTATTGGAGTTAATGGCTTGGCAG ATTACTGTTCTAGTAAGTTTGGGGCTGTAGGTTTTGCCGAGTCGGTGGCACTGGAGATGCATGCTacagggaaagagggagtgaaGACAACCATTGTGTGTCCCTTCTTCATCAACACAGGGATGTTTGATGGTTGCAGTACCAA GTGGCCAACCTTCCTTCCCATCCTTCAGCCTAATTATGtggtaaaaaaaattgtttctgcAATCCTGACCGACCAAGTGTACCTCTACCTACCTCGGAGTTTGTACATCATCATCTTCCTAAAAAA CATTTTACCCACAAAACTGGGAGTTCTTTTAGGAGACTACATCGGGGCATTCAATTTCATGGATTCATTCAAAGGCCATGGGAAAAAAGACTGA
- the chchd7 gene encoding coiled-coil-helix-coiled-coil-helix domain-containing protein 7, with protein sequence MDKNTRKVRNQDINPCIEESDGSQKCMDINNYDKSMCSAYFMRYKNCRKYWHNIMIERRHGGVKPDMPTAEERQQILTSIGGKPY encoded by the exons ATGGACAAAAATACACGCAAAGTACGGAATCAAGACATTAACCCATGCATTGAA GAAAGCGATGGATCGCAGAAGTGCATGGACATCAACAACTATGATAAGAGTATGTGTTCTGCATACTTCATGAGATATAAAAACTGTAGGAAATACTGG CACAACATCATGATAGAGAGAAGACATGGTGGTGTGAAACCGGACATGCCAACTGCTGAGGAACGACAGCAGATCTTGACTTCGATTGGGGGAAAGCCTTACTGA
- the plag1 gene encoding zinc finger protein PLAG1 — protein MATGIQGHLDHVPEKVRLAVATGKRKRAEGKPRKNFSCQLCEKAFNSVEKLKVHSYSHTGERPYQCSHQDCTKAFVSKYKLLRHMATHSPEKTHKCTYCEKMFHRKDHLKNHLHTHDPNKEAFSCQECGKSYNTKLGFKRHLALHAANSGDLTCQVCLQLFASTGVLLEHLKTHAGKSSGGTKEKKHRCEHCERRFYTRKDVRRHMVVHTGRKDFLCQYCAQRFGRKDHLTRHVKKSHAREMLRVKTEPTDSLEPFVSDLAMGDLPPILPSRQLQLYGCPVLALPTPDTEHLNSLPHSFSLKYPLGSNFTSYTTTVPEREQHLKGDLETYLMEMQSTMPSSSTQFSASKLELEPQMDPLDETTQEMSLSKMSAVAAAAAATSDTLATSSSLLDFSQLFNFLPLNGPHYNQTGATGSLATSYLPEETLSLVQLSPQPSDAPEVSGSPLHGLSSSFTSNLSTTTTLPRFHQAFQ, from the exons ATGGCCACAGGAATCCAGGGGCACCTTGACCACGTTCCAGAGAAAGTAAGGCTTGCGGTGGCCACAGGGAAGCGCAAGAGAGCTGAAGGAAAACCCAGGAAGAACTTCTCCTGCCAACTATGCGAGAAGGCCTTCAATAGTGTAGAAAAGCTGAAGGTgcactcatactcacacacaggagagagaccgtACCAGTGTTCCCATCAAGACTGCACCAAGGCCTTCGTCTCCAAATACAAGCTGCTACG GCATATGGCTACACACTCACCAGAGAAAACCCACAAGTGTACATACTGTGAGAAAATGTTTCACCGAAAGGATCACTTAAAGAATCACCTGCACACTCATGACCCAAACAAGGAGGCATTTTCCTGCCAGGAATGTGGTAAGAGCTACAACACTAAGCTGGGTTTCAAACGCCACCTTGCCCTCCATGCAGCCAATAGTGGAGACCTCACCTGCCAGGTGTGTCTGCAGCTATTTGCCAGCACAGGGGTTCTCCTGGAACACCTTAAAACACATGCAGGCAAGTCCTCAGgtgggaccaaagagaagaagCACAGATGCGAGCATTGTGAGAGACGCTTTTACACCCGCAAAGATGTGCGGAGGCACATGGTGGTGCACACTGGGCGTAAGGACTTCCTGTGTCAGTACTGCGCCCAGCGCTTCGGTAGGAAGGACCACCTGACACGCCATGTGAAGAAGAGCCATGCTCGGGAGATGCTGAGGGTTAAGACAGAGCCAACCGATTCGCTGGAGCCCTTTGTCAGTGACCTGGCAATGGGTGATCTGCCACCCATTCTGCCCTCGAGGCAGCTACAGCTCTATGGATGTCCTGTCCTTGCCCTTCCAACCCCGGACACAGAACACCTTAACAGCCTTCCACACTCTTTCTCCTTAAAGTACCCTCTGGGCTCCAACTTTACCTCATATACTACCACCGTGCCAGAGAGGGAGCAACATTTGAAGGGAGACCTGGAGACATACTTGATGGAAATGCAGAGCACCATGCCTTCTTCCTCCACTCAGTTCTCAGCCTCGAAACTGGAGCTGGAACCCCAGATGGACCCCTTGGATGAAACAACCCAGGAAATGTCCCTCTCCAAAATGTCtgcagtggcagcagcagcagcagcaacaagtgACACGCTGGCAACCTCTTCGTCATTGCTTGATTTCTCCCAGCTCTTTAACTTCCTGCCTTTAAATGGCCCACATTATAACCAGACAGGAGCCACGGGCAGCTTGGCAACCTCGTACCTGCCAGAGGAGACCCTTTCTCTAGTTCAGTTGTCCCCCCAACCATCTGATGCCCCGGAAGTATCTGGAAGTCCCCTCCatggtctctcttcctccttcacatCTAATCTGAGCACAACCACCACACTGCCCCGTTTTCACCAGGCCTTTCAGTAG
- the mos gene encoding proto-oncogene serine/threonine-protein kinase mos, producing MPSPIPMTRLLSRELYQCLNFGACSSPLAKNASISTLRVPAQRLHGKIATRLWSSTILWKELHSMQSIGSGGFGSVYRGVYFGETVAVKKVKKCTKNKLASRQSFWAELNAGHLRHKNIVRIIAATTCVPVNLENEDNIGTILMEYVGNRNLHQVIYDCAEELGVVRWTKFSIDIAHGLDFLHKNDILHLDLKPANVLVSMEDVCKIVDFGSSLKLDQGSDMPENRPLLSHVGGTYTHRAPELLKGEDVSPKADIYSFGITLWQLITRGQPYVGERQHVLYAVVAYELRPSVKDNPFFDTQEGDSCRSLLCRCWGSEAKLRPSAQEIIVHLETVQSFSDIFILEVEVDLPARNEVTRVQT from the coding sequence ATGCCTTCTCCAATTCCCATGACACGCTTGTTGTCCAGGGAACTTTATCAGTGTCTTAATTTCGGGGCTTGCAGCAGTCCGTTGGCAAAAAACGCTTCTATTTCAACCTTGCGAGTACCAGCTCAAAGATTACATGGAAAGATTGCAACCAGGCTTTGGTCGTCCACGATCCTGTGGAAAGAACTACATTCTATGCAATCAATTGGATCGGGCGGCTTTGGGTCCGTGTACAGGGGGGTGTACTTCGGAGAAACTGTAGCGGTCAAAAAAGTAAAGAAGTGCACCAAGAACAAGCTTGCATCCAGACAAAGCTTTTGGGCAGAGTTGAACGCTGGTCATTTGCGACATAAAAACATTGTACGCATCATAGCAGCGACAACATGCGTGCCGGTCAATTTAGAAAATGAGGACAACATTGGAACCATTCTGATGGAATATGTTGGAAATCGAAATCTTCACCAGGTTATATACGATTGTGCAGAGGAGCTTGGAGTCGTTAGATGGACTAAGTTCTCCATAGATATTGCTCACGGGCTTGATTTTCTTCATAAGAACGACATTTTGCATTTAGATCTAAAACCTGCCAATGTATTGGTTTCGATGGAGGATGTTTGTAAAATAGTTGATTTTGGCTCTTCACTGAAACTGGATCAAGGGAGTGATATGCCAGAAAATAGGCCCTTGCTGAGTCATGTTGGGGGTACGTATACTCACAGAGCACCTGAACTGTTGAAAGGAGAAGACGTATCTCCTAAAGCAGATATCTACTCCTTCGGCATAACTCTTTGGCAATTAATCACAAGAGGGCAGCCATATGTGGGTGAGCGCCAACATGTTCTGTATGCAGTAGTAGCGTATGAGTTACGACCTTCCGTCAAAGACAACCCATTCTTCGACACTCAGGAGGGTGATAGCTGCCGGTCCCTTTTGTGCAGATGCTGGGGCAGCGAGGCCAAGTTGAGACCAAGTGCACAAGAGATCATCGTTCATCTGGAAACGGTTCAATCATTTTCTGACATTTTTATATTGGAGGTGGAGGTTGACCTACCCGCCCGTAATGAAGTTACCCGAGTGCAAACATAA
- the LOC134035276 gene encoding cerebellin-2-like, translated as MVPMRCLGHCAMLALTLLLGCGVVLCLGQNDTEPIVLEGKCLVVCDSNPSSDGGVTSSLGISVRSAGAKVAFSAVRGTNHEPSEMSNTSMTIYFDQVLVNIGNHFDLKASVFLAPRRGIYSFSFHVVKVYNRQTIQVNLMQNDYPVISAFAGDQDVTREAASNGVLLMVEREDRVYLKLERGTLMGGWKYSTFSGFLVFPL; from the exons ATGGTGCCAATGCGCTGCCTGGGACACTGTGCCATGCTGGCACTGACGCTCCTCTTGGGATGCGGCGTGGTGCTATGCCTCGGCCAAAACGACACGGAGCCAATCGTACTGGAAGGCAAGTGTCTGGTGGTCTGtgactccaacccctcctcgGACGGAGGAGTCACCTCCTCGCTCGGGATATCTGTCCGCTCCGCTGGCGCCAAGGTGGCTTTCTCCGCGGTGCGCGGGACTAATCACGAGCCGTCGGAGATGAGCAACACGTCCATGACTATCTATTTTGACCAG GTATTAGTGAACATCGGCAACCATTTCGATCTTAAAGCGAGTGTGTTCCTGGCGCCACGCAGGGGAATCTACAGCTTCAGCTTTCATGTGGTGAAGGTATACAACAGACAAACCATACAG GTCAACCTGATGCAGAACGACTACCCGGTTATATCAGCTTTTGCCGGTGACCAGGACGTTACGCGGGAGGCGGCTAGCAATGGGGTTTTGCTGATGGTGGAGCGCGAGGACCGTGTTTATCTGAAGCTGGAACGGGGCACGCTCATGGGCGGTTGGAAATACTCCACTTTCTCAGGCTTTTTAGTCTTCCCACTATAA